Proteins encoded within one genomic window of Glycine soja cultivar W05 chromosome 1, ASM419377v2, whole genome shotgun sequence:
- the LOC114369893 gene encoding uncharacterized protein LOC114369893, with the protein PIFNGEGYHYWKTRMQIFIEAIDLNIWDAIEIGPYIPTTVERVSIDGSSSSESITIEKPRDRWSEEDRKRVQYNLKAKNIITSALGMDEYFRVSNCKSAKEMWDTLRLTHEGTTDVKRSRINALTHEYELFRMNANENIQSMQKRFTHIVNHLAALGKEFQNEDLINKVLRCLSREWQPKVTAISESIDSGCSKHMTGDASNFTHISPKKSGHVTYGDNNKGRILGVGKIGTNSSNSIENVLLVEGLKHSLLSVSQLCDKGYLVSFDSQKCLIEHKHDINIKHVGHRVNNVYMIDLSIKQENNHCFLSKDDDPWLWHKRIAHINMDHLNKLISKDLVVGLPKLKFEKDKLCDACQKGKQTRVSFKPKNVVSTTRPLQLLHMDLFGPSRTMSFGGNYYALVIVDDFSRYTWTLFITHKSDSFQAFRKLAKVIQNKKNLKIASIRSDHGGEFENKDFELFCDEHGIEHNFSAPRTPQQNGVVERKNRSLEEIARTLLNDTSLPKYFWAEAVNTACYIMNRALIRPILKKTPYELFNGRKPNISHLHVFGCKCFVLNNGKDNLGKFDAKSDEGIFLGYSLQSKAYRIYNKRTMNIEESIHVTFDENEDPPEEAKSNYALPREWKTSRDHPLNNIIGDISKARLEAIRMLLAYASIMNFKLYQMDVKSAFLNGLIQEEVYVEQPPGFEIPDKPNHVYKLQNALYGLKQAPRAWYERLSNFLLEKDFSRGKVDTTLFIKRKHNDILLVQIYVDDIIFGSTNDSLCKEFSLDMQSEFEMSMMGELKYFLGLQIKQNQEGIFINQSKYCKELIKRFGMDSAKHMSTPMSTNCYLDKDESGQSIDIKQYRGMIGSLLYLSASRPDIMFSVCMCARFQSNPKQSHLSAVKRIKRYLLGTINLGLWYPKNSTCNLIGYSDSDFAGSKTDRKSTSGTCQFIGSALVSWHSKKQNSVALSTAEAKYISAGSCCAQILWMKQQLSDYGIILDRIPIKCDNTSAINLSKNPVQHSRTKHIEIRHHFLRDHVLKGDCVLEFVDTKNQLADIFTKPLPKEVFFSIRRELGLLDSVLQSNNILILSRHKLHASCHNNFTLFFEIFLDIYSKAIG; encoded by the exons ccaatctttaatggagagggttaccactactggaaaacccgaatgcaaatttttatcgaggcaatagatctaaatatctgggatgccatagaaatagggccttatatacccaccacagtagaaagagtttcaatagatggtagttcatcaagtgaaagcataaccatagaaaaacctagagatagatggtctgaagaggatagaaaacgagtacaatacaacctaaaagccaaaaacataataacatctgccctaggaatggatgaatatttcagggtttcaaattgtaagagtgctaaggaaatgtgggacactcttcgattaacacatgaaggaactacagatgttaaaagatctaggataaatgcactaactcatgagtatgaattatttagaatgaatgcaaatgaaaatattcagagtatgcaaaagagatttacgcatatagtaaatcatctagcagccttaggcaaagaatttcaaaatgaagatcttataaacaaggtgctaagatgtttaagtagagaatggcaacccaaagtaacggctatttctgaatca atagatagcggatgctcaaaacatatgactggagatgcatcaaattttacacatatatctccaaagaaaagcgggcatgtaacatatggtgacaacaacaaaggtagaattcttggagtgggtaaaataggtacaaattcttcaaactccattgaaaatgttctacttgttgaaggccttaagcacagcctgcttagcgttagtcaactatgtgacaaaggctatctagtatcatttgattctcagaaatgtcttatagaacataagcatgacattaatataaagcatgtaggacatagagtcaataatgtttacatgatagacttaagcataaaacaagaaaacaatcattgctttcttagtaaagatgatgatccatggttatggcataaaagaattgctcacataaacatggatcacttaaataagttaatttcaaaagatttagtagttggtttgcctaaattgaaatttgaaaaagataaactatgcgatgcatgtcaaaagggcaaacaaacaagagtctcattcaaacctaaaaatgttgtttcaaccactcgaccattacaattattgcatatggatctatttggtccatctagaaccatgagttttggaggaaattactatgctctagttatagttgatgatttctctagatatacttggacactatttattacacataaaagtgattcattccaagcatttaggaaacttgctaaagtcatacaaaacaagaaaaatctcaagattgcatccattagaagtgatcatgggggtgaatttgaaaataaagattttgaattattttgtgatgaacatggtattgaacataatttttctgcaccaagaacccctcaacaaaatggagttgttgagaggaaaaataggtcattggaagaaattgcaagaactttattaaatgatacttctcttccaaagtatttttgggctgaagctgtcaatactgcatgttacatcatgaatagggccttgataagacctattttaaagaaaaccccatatgagttatttaatggtagaaaacctaatatttctcatctacatgtttttggttgcaagtgctttgtacttaataatggtaaagataatctaggaaaattcgatgcaaaatctgatgaaggcatttttcttggatattcattacaaagcaaagcatatagaatatataataagagaactatgaatatagaggaatccattcatgttacctttgatgaa aatgaagatcctccagaagaagccaAATCCAATTATgcacttccaagagaatggaaaacttcaagagatcatcccctcaacaacattattggtgatatctcaaaa gcaagattagaagccattagaatgctattggcatatgcatccataatgaattttaaactttatcaaatggatgttaagagtgcctttctaaatggcttaattcaagaagaggtatatgttgaacaacctcctggttttgaaattcctgataaaccaaaccatgtttataaattacaaaatgctctttatggtttgaaacaagcccctagggcatggtatgaacgattaagcaattttcttctagaaaaagatttctccagaggtaaagtggataccacattgttcataaagagaaagcataatgatattttgttggttcaaatatatgttgatgatataatttttggatccactaatgattcattgtgcaaggagttttcccttgatatgcaaagtgaatttgaaatgtcaatgatgggagaactaaagtactttctgggattacaaatcaagcaaaatcaagaaggtatattcatcaatcaatccaaatactgcaaggaattgatcaaaagatttgggatggatagtgcaaaacacatgtctacaccgatgagcactaattgttacttagataaagatgaatctggtcagtctatagacataaaacaatatcgaggtatgatcggatctcttctttatttatctgctagtagacctgatattatgtttagtgtatgcatgtgtgctaggtttcaatccaaccccaaacaatcacatttaagtgcagtaaagagaatcaagagatatctattaggaacaatcaatttaggattatggtatcctaagaattcaacatgtaacttaataggatattctgattctgattttgccggatctaaaactgatagaaaaagtacaagtggaacttgtcaatttattggatcggctcttgtctcatggcatagtaagaaacaaaacagtgttgctttatctactgctgaagcgaagtatatctctgccggtagttgttgtgcacaaattttatggatgaagcaacaattatctgactatggcatcattcttgatcgcatacctattaagtgtgataatactagtgccataaatctatccaaaaacccagttcaacattcaagaactaaacatatagagattagacaccactttcttagagatcatgtcttaaagggagattgtgtattagaatttgttgatactaagaatcaacttgctgatattttcactaaacctctccccaaggaagtgttcttctctattagaagagaattaggtctcttagat AGTGTCCTTCAAAGCAACAACATCCTCATCCTCAGCCGCCACAAGCTTCATGCTTCTTGTCATAACAACTTTACACTcttctttgagatttttctcGATATTTACTCCAAAGCTATTGGATGA